The Larimichthys crocea isolate SSNF chromosome I, L_crocea_2.0, whole genome shotgun sequence genomic interval CTTTAATTAGGTTCTTGTCATCGAAATGCCCAGGTAACAGAACTTCATGCTCAGAAAACCACAGAAAACTCCAGTCAGTTAAAGGCAATAATTAACAGAGTCAAGTTATAAATCTCCAATCAAGTCTCAGATCTAAATTATAGCTTGTGCACAGTATCAAGTTGATTGTGCAATCAACTATTTCTTATGAGATATAAgatgttttaaaggtccagcatgtagaatttagtggcatctagtggtgaaatttgcagattgcaaccaactgaataccgctTACCTCATCCTCTCATTCCAagcatggaggagaaactacagtggtgAGAAActtatgaaaaatgtgaaacttttaagataagatggactttaatgatcccatgCCGAGGGAaaagtaagaaatatatatacaaaaaatacatgaagtcatgtctgacagctgttgaaatgaaggacctgtggtagtgCTCCTttttacatggtgggagtagcaatCTGTTGGTGATGGAACTTTTTAAGAcccccacagtctcatgcagaaGGTGAGAAGAGTCCTCTATGGAGTATAGGGGACAGTCtaggacagagctggacctctaTACAGTACCAGTTTGTTGAGTGAAAATGAGAATTATATTGCCTTTCAGGTCAGAAGCTCTGTAAGAACgactttattttctctttgtcttattttttttttaatgaaaggtTGATGAATTGTTGTGGTTAATGAGACAACAGATTAGGCGGGttgatgttttgttattatGCTCCTTAAATAAAAGCAGTGACAACCTTTTTTGGATCAACTGTACACATTAAAAGGTAACTCCATAAACATACAGCAGTCaccatgaaaataaacaatagtaaataaataaaagttgttGCTTtcttacaaaaaacaaaacaaaacatgtacaaTAAGAAGAGACTGGGTGGGTCTGATCTTTTCCAACAAAACTAATAGAAGAACAGCAATTTTGAATATTGAAAAATTCATTTACAGTTTCAAAGTTAGGTAGGTTATTCATCTCTCTTAACTTTATGTAGTTTTAGATGAAAATacctgtgaaaacatttgtgaaaGAAACACTTTTCATTTACATGTAGCAAAATTAAGAAATAGTATTTTTGTTGCTGTAAATAGTATGAAAATTGGTAGTTTTGTAGTTCAAGTTATTGTAGTCTATTAATAATATCAGTACTGAAATTACACTTACTTAAACTCCCTAAGTGTAGCTGGGGCTGAGCACACCTTCATAAACTGTTATATAATGTACTGTTACAGGTACCTGTTacctccttcagctgctgtttaCGTCCGCGCTGTCACATGAATGACTCGGTTACCCAGAAGTCCACTGTGCGCAGGCGCAGAGCGCGTTGCCTGACAGTGGTAAACAGACGTCAGAAGGGTGTCTTCGCCTcgagtcaaaacaaaacaaaacaaaacaagtcaaaaagATAGTGAAGGAGTGGATATTTGGACAACCACGGCGACGGGAACTTTTACAAAAGTCACTGCTGAATAGAGACGGCCACTTGAAGGACTATCGGAGGTATTTCACTGACTTTTTCACGGATTGTAAACTCTGGAGTAGCAGCAGCTTAACCAGCTAACGTTACGGAGGCTATCGTGCTGTTTTCAAAGTGCGGCGAGGGGGAGCCGACAGACCTCCAAGGCGACCCAACTTCAACCCAACACCCGGGAATTCGCTTCGTAGCTCGTCTACGAGACCTCGGGGGCGAAGCTCTGGCGCTGAGCTCCAGGGCCTCGGTCGAAAGGAGGCTTTTATAACCGCTTCTTCGAGCATCGTGTGCCGCGGCAGGAGTGTGGAGAAACATGGCAGATGGTGACATGCGCCTGGCCGCAATGTGGCGGATCGTGCAGACCTGAAAGCCCGgacttccctccctccctccactcaCGTACATTTCTCTCATCTTTACACTTTTATCAACTTAAACACTAGTCGACCGGTTACActttatcctcctcctcctctcattgCGTTGTATTTTATTAGTTTGAGTTACAGCGGCTTTACCGTGCAGGCCAAAGAGACGGCGGCCAAAcgtctctgctgttttttacacttttctttCGGCAGTTGGCGAACAAACCGTTTCTCGGATCGTCAGCCGTTAGACGTTTGTTTTTCTTCGTTAACCGGGTTCATCTGAGACTGTCTGCAAACATTTTGGgggagttttatttattttttaaaaagtttttttttttttttttttgcccagaCATCACGTTGTTTACAAGTGGAGGCTCTCCTAAGAAGATCCTTTGTAACAGGACTCAGCTAATCCCTGTTTGTAGTCTTACGGTAAAACGAGACAGGCCCCAGTTTGAACGTTTAACAACAGGGATTATTGTAATTTGGCAACTTTTGGTACCAAATAACCcttcatttttaatgtattcTAGCAatattgctttgttttctggttaatatttacatttattaacagGAATGGCATTATTTTGTCTGCATAAACCTGTAAGGTTCATTGTCAGGTGAGCCAAACCTCTGTACATCCAGATGTTTTGGTGCTCATTGCCACTCtgccacttttgtttttatttcattcaaacaaaGGGACTGTCATCCCAGCCCTCCTTCATGCTATATAAATCGGAAGGTTTATGATAGTTACTATTAAGGAGATTATTTGGGTTCCCTAATCTCCAATCTGAGGATTAACAGAGGCTATTGGTGTGTCCAGATTATTACGTCTCTTTCCTAGGCCCCTCTGTTTACACCCCGGCGCCGGGTGGAgcatattgtttgtgtgtgtttgcaccacCCCGCTCAGTTatcttttaaagtttaaaggtaGATGTTTTAGGTGGTcccatctttttttatttttttttttatttggctgaGTGGAAGTTCAGAGGACCACCATGGAGGAGTCGTCGGTGCCCCCGATTGACCCAGATTTCGAGCCGCAGACCAGACCTCGCTCCTGCACGTGGCCCCTGCCGAGACCCGACATCTCGGCGGTGAAGCCGGAGGGCGCGGACGGCCCCGAGTCCGCCGCTGGGACTCCGCCCGCCGACGAGGACAAGCCCGAGCCACAGCAAATCACATCCGAGCCCGAGAAGGCTGCAGGGGCGGCGGCGGGCGACGGTGCGATCGTGGCCGGCGTGGGCGGAGCCGGCGCGACGCCCCGCAAAGGATCATCCCGGCGCAACGCGTGGGGGAACCAGAGCTACGCTGATCTGATTAGCCAGGCCATCGAGAACTCACCTGAGAAGAGGCTGACCCTGGCTCAGATCTACGAGTGGATGGTGAAAACAGTGCCTTACTTCAGAGACAAAGGAGACAGCAACAGCTCAGCTGGCTGGAAGGTGAGTGTGGGTGGTGCACATGTTTACTGCATCATTTATAAGGTGGACTCTAATGTTTGAAGTGCTGTAAGTCATAAGTTTATAGCTGGACATATTATGTAACATCATAGACACTGGTTATTGTTTGGGCTGGGCAATTTGgagaaaacacatcacagttTCAGGACAATAAAGATCTGAACCTGTCTAATACATGTTGCAGGTTGTAACCCCTTCAAACAAAGCAATGACGGCTCATCACAGtttaaatttgaatgaaaaaaaattaatgtaAGATTAAAATTATGGTAAAAATTAGATGCAGATTACAGGAAAGTCTGACAAATACATATACAGATACATACAATTATgtgtggttttctgtttttttcatgaccccacagatttatcttgtgacctcTTGGGGGCGTCCCAACTCCCACATTGGGAATCTTTAGTGTCAGGAGGATTATTTAAACGTTGCTTAACCTacatttctctccttctccagaACTCAATTCGCCACAATTTATCACTCCACAACAAGTTCCTGAGGGTACACAATGAATCAACAGGCAAGAGCTCCTGGTGGATGCTCAACCCGGAGGGAGGGAAGACCGGCAAAGCTCCTCGCCGCCGCGCCGCCTCCATGGATAACAGCAGCAAACTGCTGAAGAGCCGCATGAGGGCCAAGCAGACCAAGAAGCAGGCGGGAGCAGCCGGCCTGGGTGGCGCTGGAGGGGCGCTGCAGGGGGACGGCGGCACAGGTTCAGGAGGCGCAGACAGTCCAAATTCGTCCCAGCAGTTCCCCAAGTGGGGGGTTAACAGCAGCAGCCCCTCGTCCCGTGGCAGCCTGGATGACGCCGACATGTGGACCACCTTCCGCCCACGCGCAAGCTCCGATGCCAGCACCCTCAGCGGGCGTCTGTCCCCCATTGCTCCTGGACAGGAGGACGACGATAACTTGCCTGAGGACTCAATGCTGGCGAGATACACTGCCAGCAGCTTGACCCCCACCCTCACCGAGACCCTCATGGAGGAGCTGGATCTGATCGATGGCCTCACATTGATGACTGGGCAGCAGGGAGGGGCCAGTCCCAGTACAGCCCCACCAGCACCTCCCACTCCACTGCCCTCCGCCTCCACCCTGCTGCCTCGGGGTTCCAgcttctcctccttccatcAGCTGCAGCCATCCAGCATCCCGCAGGCCCCGACTCACACCGGGACCCAGGCCTCCATCTCTCAGTGTGGACCCAGCAGCAAAGAGCCGTCAACTTTCAGCAACTCCCTTTTCAACCCCATGTCCAGTCCTGGCTCTCGTGGGAGCGGCCATTATAGCACCCACGTGCCTTCCAGCCTGGAGGCACTGCTCACCTCTGACTCCCCTCCTCCGAGCGATGTCATGATGACTCAGGTGGATCCCCTCATGCCTAATCCTGGAGGGGTGGGCCTGATGGGCATTGGTACGTCCGTGGTGGGCGTGAGGTCCAAACCCAATCAGCTACTGTTGGGTAAAGGACTTGAGCCGAACACGGTGGCCCCCATGGCGCTGCAGGCTCAGatgcagccgcagcagcagcagcagcagcatcacctccgccaccagcagcagccgcaccagcagcaacaacagccacaacaacaacaacacc includes:
- the foxo4 gene encoding forkhead box protein O6; translated protein: MEESSVPPIDPDFEPQTRPRSCTWPLPRPDISAVKPEGADGPESAAGTPPADEDKPEPQQITSEPEKAAGAAAGDGAIVAGVGGAGATPRKGSSRRNAWGNQSYADLISQAIENSPEKRLTLAQIYEWMVKTVPYFRDKGDSNSSAGWKNSIRHNLSLHNKFLRVHNESTGKSSWWMLNPEGGKTGKAPRRRAASMDNSSKLLKSRMRAKQTKKQAGAAGLGGAGGALQGDGGTGSGGADSPNSSQQFPKWGVNSSSPSSRGSLDDADMWTTFRPRASSDASTLSGRLSPIAPGQEDDDNLPEDSMLARYTASSLTPTLTETLMEELDLIDGLTLMTGQQGGASPSTAPPAPPTPLPSASTLLPRGSSFSSFHQLQPSSIPQAPTHTGTQASISQCGPSSKEPSTFSNSLFNPMSSPGSRGSGHYSTHVPSSLEALLTSDSPPPSDVMMTQVDPLMPNPGGVGLMGIGTSVVGVRSKPNQLLLGKGLEPNTVAPMALQAQMQPQQQQQQHHLRHQQQPHQQQQQPQQQQHQHHSQMGLGMILSGMPQDPSQLSALKVQHPTVPAVGSHHGGPVTSANPGVSVQGMSPFGAPSCFPTGQDRLPTDLDIDMFTENLDCDVDYIIKSDLMDGEGMDYFDNFDTILPGSQSYAGPATTQGSAHSWVPS